The following are encoded together in the Pectobacterium wasabiae CFBP 3304 genome:
- a CDS encoding IS630 family transposase gives MPIIAAIPDEERRLMRKEAQQTRDKNHSRRLIAILMLHRGMTVTDVARLLCAARSSVGRWINWFTLHGVEGLKSLRSGREPRWPVADILHILPLLVQRSPQDFGWLRSRWSTELLALIVNRLFNVALHPATLHRYLRRAGIVWRRAAPTLKIKDPHYEEKRLAIEHAVARKQTDHPVFYQDEVDIDLNPKIGADWMLKGQQKRITTPGHNQKHYLAGALHSDTGRVHYVGGNSKCTDLFINLLEALRRTYRRAKTLTIVVDNYIIHKSHKVERWLEKNKKFRLLFLPTYSPWLNPIELLWLSLHETITRNHQCRYMWQLLGRVNQFMNAASPFPGNHHGLAKVER, from the coding sequence ATGCCGATCATAGCAGCAATCCCTGATGAAGAACGACGACTAATGCGTAAAGAAGCCCAGCAGACTCGCGATAAAAACCATTCCAGACGACTCATCGCCATACTGATGCTGCATCGGGGAATGACCGTCACCGACGTCGCAAGACTGCTCTGTGCCGCTCGCTCATCCGTCGGAAGATGGATAAATTGGTTTACTTTACATGGCGTTGAAGGATTAAAGAGCCTCAGGTCTGGACGAGAACCACGTTGGCCAGTCGCGGATATCCTGCATATTTTGCCGCTTCTGGTTCAGCGTTCCCCTCAGGACTTTGGCTGGCTGCGTTCCCGCTGGAGCACTGAGTTATTGGCACTTATCGTTAATCGGCTTTTTAATGTAGCGCTTCATCCCGCCACGTTGCACCGCTACCTGAGACGAGCGGGTATTGTCTGGCGCAGAGCCGCACCGACACTGAAAATCAAAGACCCGCACTATGAGGAAAAGCGACTCGCTATCGAACACGCTGTCGCCCGGAAGCAGACAGACCATCCGGTATTCTATCAGGATGAAGTCGATATCGACCTGAACCCGAAAATCGGCGCGGACTGGATGCTCAAAGGACAACAGAAGCGTATTACTACGCCGGGACATAACCAAAAACATTATCTGGCAGGTGCACTGCATTCGGACACGGGGCGAGTCCATTATGTCGGCGGTAACAGCAAGTGCACTGATTTATTTATCAACCTGTTAGAGGCATTACGGCGCACATACCGGCGAGCAAAAACGCTCACGATAGTGGTAGATAACTACATTATCCATAAAAGCCACAAGGTGGAGCGCTGGCTGGAGAAAAATAAGAAGTTCCGGTTGTTGTTCCTGCCAACGTATTCGCCGTGGCTGAATCCAATAGAATTGCTGTGGCTGTCGTTGCACGAAACCATAACGCGTAACCATCAGTGCCGATATATGTGGCAATTGCTGGGTCGGGTAAATCAATTTATGAATGCGGCCTCACCGTTCCCCGGCAATCATCATGGTCTGGCTAAAGTGGAGCGATAA
- a CDS encoding DUF2946 domain-containing protein, which translates to MSVKRVAAWLAIFSMMMLFIAPLISKSLVQLSACQVSTHAMPMSQQHHAAHEHDACHHGGTPHNLMMSSVGLSPMEDIACGYCQLLVHLPLILSVVLPLLWLLLSAHRPTYFPDFVCPTLFRPYCSQRARAPPEAVSLF; encoded by the coding sequence GTGAGCGTTAAACGAGTAGCCGCCTGGCTGGCCATTTTTTCTATGATGATGCTGTTTATTGCTCCTCTGATTTCAAAATCACTGGTGCAGTTATCAGCCTGTCAGGTATCGACTCACGCTATGCCTATGTCGCAGCAGCATCATGCCGCACATGAGCATGATGCATGCCATCACGGCGGTACGCCACATAATCTGATGATGTCTAGCGTTGGGCTTTCGCCGATGGAGGATATTGCCTGCGGATATTGCCAACTGTTGGTGCATTTGCCGCTTATTCTTTCGGTCGTATTGCCGCTGCTTTGGCTGCTATTGTCCGCTCACCGACCGACGTATTTCCCTGATTTTGTTTGCCCAACGTTATTCCGACCTTATTGCTCACAACGTGCTCGTGCGCCTCCTGAGGCGGTTTCTTTGTTTTGA